In Agelaius phoeniceus isolate bAgePho1 chromosome 18, bAgePho1.hap1, whole genome shotgun sequence, one genomic interval encodes:
- the RAN gene encoding GTP-binding nuclear protein Ran, which yields MAAQGEPQVQFKLVLVGDGGTGKTTFVKRHLTGEFEKKYVATLGVEVHPLVFHTNRGPIKFNVWDTAGQEKFGGLRDGYYIQAQCAIIMFDVTSRVTYKNVPNWHRDLVRVCENIPIVLCGNKVDIKDRKVKAKSIVFHRKKNLQYYDISAKSNYNFEKPFLWLARKLIGDPNLEFVAMPALAPPEVVMDPALAAQYEQDLQIAQTTALPDEDDDL from the exons CTTGTTCTGGTTGGTGATGGTGGCACTGGTAAAACAACATTTGTCAAGCGTCACTTGACTGGTGAATTTGAAAAGAAGTATGTAG CAACACTGGGTGTTGAAGTTCATCCTCTGGTGTTCCATACCAACAGAGGCCCTATTAAATTTAATGTATGGGACACAGCTGGCCAAGAGAAGTTTGGTGGCCTGCGTGATGGCTACTATATCCAAG CTCAGTGTGCCATCATCATGTTTGATGTAACATCAAGAGTTACTTACAAGAATGTACCTAATTGGCATAGAGATCTGGTACGAGTATGTGAAAATATCCCTATAGTGTTGTGTGGCAACAAAGTGGATATTAAGGACAGAAAAGTCAAGGCAAAATCCATTGTGTTCCATAGGAAGAAGAATCTCCAG TATTATGACATTTCAGCCAAGAGTAACTACAACTTTGAGAAGCCTTTCCTGTGGCTTGCTAGGAAGCTAATTGGAGATCCCAACCTGGAGTTTGTTGCCATGCCTGCGCTCGCACCCCCTGAAGTTGTTATGGacccagcactggcagcacaGTATGAGCAGGACTTACAG ATTGCTCAGACCACTGCACTGCCAGATGAGGATGATGACCTGTga